A window of the Vigna angularis cultivar LongXiaoDou No.4 chromosome 3, ASM1680809v1, whole genome shotgun sequence genome harbors these coding sequences:
- the LOC108325443 gene encoding uncharacterized protein LOC108325443 isoform X3 has protein sequence MWRLRSPRISHLVGRLSQINVVSDVKVQQYRCCQTLVSPPPSSLQQTKYDPPDTVVPRIYIGENISRKDKTKYLYSTLLELNDSKETVYGALDAWVAWEQNFPIASLKTILNSLEKEQQWHRVVQTREEESLTPKKIHLSENDPIGPLHQLADIITNESMMVTWDSTEFGRNYDIPLYLHKDDVMELAEEK, from the exons ATGTGGAGGTTAAGGTCACCTCGAATCTCTCATCTT GTTGGTAGATTGAGTCAAATTAACGTAGTAAGTGATGTGAAGGTGCAGCAGTATCGTTGCTGTCAAACTCTAGTGTCGCCTCCTCCATCGAGTTTGCAACAG ACAAAATATGATCCTCCTGACACCGTAGTGCCGAGGATTTATATTGGGGAAAACATATCCAGAAAAGATAAGACCAAATATCTTTACTCTACA CTTCTTGAACTCAACGACAGTAAGGAGACTGTTTATGGTGCTCTTGATGCATGGGTTGCGTGGGAGCAAAACTTCCCCATCGCCTCATTGAAAACAATATTGAATTCCCTTGAGAAGGAACAACAGTGGCATAGGGTTGTGCAG ACGCGTGAAGAGGAAAGTCTTACACCCAAGAAGATTCATTTATCTGAGAATGACCCAATTGGTCCATTACACCAGCTTGCTGACATCATTACAAACGAGTCGATGATGGTTACATGGGATTCTACTGAATTTGGTAGAAACTATGACATCCCATTGTACTTACATAAGGATGATGTCATGGAGCTTGCAGAGGAAAAATGA
- the LOC108325443 gene encoding uncharacterized protein LOC108325443 isoform X1 — translation MWRLRSPRISHLVGRLSQINVVSDVKVQQYRCCQTLVSPPPSSLQQTKYDPPDTVVPRIYIGENISRKDKTKYLYSTLLELNDSKETVYGALDAWVAWEQNFPIASLKTILNSLEKEQQWHRVVQVIKWMLSKGQGMTMGTYGQLIRALDMDHRVEEAHKFWEMKIGSDLHSASTPSPKPAPTSSPTTSASTMLSLSASTPSPKTAPSVSPSASASTQLSLSACTPSPKTAPSVSPSASASTQLSLSACTPSPKTAFSHSSSHSTSTRLSLSPSPNI, via the exons ATGTGGAGGTTAAGGTCACCTCGAATCTCTCATCTT GTTGGTAGATTGAGTCAAATTAACGTAGTAAGTGATGTGAAGGTGCAGCAGTATCGTTGCTGTCAAACTCTAGTGTCGCCTCCTCCATCGAGTTTGCAACAG ACAAAATATGATCCTCCTGACACCGTAGTGCCGAGGATTTATATTGGGGAAAACATATCCAGAAAAGATAAGACCAAATATCTTTACTCTACA CTTCTTGAACTCAACGACAGTAAGGAGACTGTTTATGGTGCTCTTGATGCATGGGTTGCGTGGGAGCAAAACTTCCCCATCGCCTCATTGAAAACAATATTGAATTCCCTTGAGAAGGAACAACAGTGGCATAGGGTTGTGCAG GTAATTAAATGGATGCTGAGCAAAGGGCAGGGGATGACAATGGGAACGTATGGTCAATTGATACGAGCTTTAGATATGGACCATAGGGTGGAAGAAGCCCACAAATTCTGGGAAATGAAAATTGGTTCTGATTTGCATTCAGCCTCTACACCCTCCCCCAAACCAGCCCCAACATCCTCTCCCACAACCTCTGCCTCCACAATGTTATCATTGTCAGCCTCTACACCCTCCCCCAAAACAGCCCCATCAGTGTCTCCCTCAGCCTCTGCCTCCACACAATTATCATTGTCAGCCTGTACACCCTCCCCCAAAACAGCCCCATCAGTGTCTCCCTCAGCCTCTGCCTCCACACAATTATCATTGTCAGCCTGTACACCCTCCCCCAAAACAGCCTTCTCACACTCTTCCTCACACTCTACCTCTACACGATTATCACTGTCACCCTCCCCCAACATATGA